The Brachyhypopomus gauderio isolate BG-103 chromosome 17, BGAUD_0.2, whole genome shotgun sequence genome includes a window with the following:
- the eapp gene encoding E2F-associated phosphoprotein isoform X1 has protein sequence MNRKEDYDSYEIEEPSDEERANSSSEDELDILLNGTPDQKKKLIREYLTGESESSSGDEFEKEMEAELSNTLKSMEGNWAVPSTQVVGETSGIGANTSTQNTERTHSQQYDNIYFDSDSDEDNSAGISKSQRRKQRIKPTNDELLYDPEEDDRDQAWVDAMRKKYRYRCQRRPASSAQNTKKSQALPSSDAVLNCPACMTTLCLDCQRHEKYRTQYRAMFVMNCTVSKDEVLKYKAAKQKNRRGKKRRGDSTDMSSEAGLTDSRLGGMDEEEIYHPVKCTECSTEVAVFDKDEVYHFFNILASHS, from the exons ATGAACCGAAAAGAAGACTATGATTCCTATGAGATTGAAGAACCAAGCGATGAAGAAAGAGCAAACAGCAG CTCCGAAGATGAACTCGACATTCTTCTTAATGGAACTCCAGATCAGAAGAAGAAGCTCATCAGAGAGTATTTGACTGGGGAAAGCGAGTCGTCCAGCGGGGATGAGTTTGAAAAGGAGATGGAGGCAGAACTAAGCAACACTCTCAAGTCTATGGAGGGCAACTGGGCCGTTCCATCAACTCAAG TTGTAGGTGAGACCTCTGGGATTGGTGCAAACACCTCAACGCAGAACACGGAAAGAACACATTCTCAGCAGTATGACAATATATACTTTGACTCGGATTCAGATGAAGACAACTCAGCTG GCATCTCCAAGAGTCAGAGGAGAAAGCAACGCATTAAACCAACAAATGATGAGTTATTATATGACCCAGAAGAAGATGATCGAGATCAAGCTTGGGTGGATGCCATGAGAAAAAA ATATAGGTACCGGTGCCAGAGAAGGCCAGCATCATCTGCACAGAACACAAAAAAATCCCAGGCTCTCCCAAGCAGTGATGCTGTTCTCAACTGTCCTGCTTGTATGACCACACTCTGTCTGGACTGCCAAAG ACATGAGAAGTATAGGACACAGTACAGAGCCATGTTTGTGATGAACTGCACAGTGAGTAAAGACGAAGTGCTGAAGTATAAAGCAGCCAAACAAAAGAACCGTCGTGGCAAGAAACGCCGTGGAGACTCCACAGACATGTCCTCTGAGGCTGGCCTGACTGACTCCAGGTTGGGCGGGATGGACGAGGAGGAGATATATCACCCAGTCAAGTGTACAGAGTGTTCCACTGAAGTTGCTGTGTTTGATAAAGATGAAGTCTACCATTTCTTCAACATCCTAGCAAGTCATAGCTAA
- the eapp gene encoding E2F-associated phosphoprotein isoform X2: protein MNRKEDYDSYEIEEPSDEERANSSSEDELDILLNGTPDQKKKLIREYLTGESESSSGDEFEKEMEAELSNTLKSMEGNWAVPSTQGETSGIGANTSTQNTERTHSQQYDNIYFDSDSDEDNSAGISKSQRRKQRIKPTNDELLYDPEEDDRDQAWVDAMRKKYRYRCQRRPASSAQNTKKSQALPSSDAVLNCPACMTTLCLDCQRHEKYRTQYRAMFVMNCTVSKDEVLKYKAAKQKNRRGKKRRGDSTDMSSEAGLTDSRLGGMDEEEIYHPVKCTECSTEVAVFDKDEVYHFFNILASHS, encoded by the exons ATGAACCGAAAAGAAGACTATGATTCCTATGAGATTGAAGAACCAAGCGATGAAGAAAGAGCAAACAGCAG CTCCGAAGATGAACTCGACATTCTTCTTAATGGAACTCCAGATCAGAAGAAGAAGCTCATCAGAGAGTATTTGACTGGGGAAAGCGAGTCGTCCAGCGGGGATGAGTTTGAAAAGGAGATGGAGGCAGAACTAAGCAACACTCTCAAGTCTATGGAGGGCAACTGGGCCGTTCCATCAACTCAAG GTGAGACCTCTGGGATTGGTGCAAACACCTCAACGCAGAACACGGAAAGAACACATTCTCAGCAGTATGACAATATATACTTTGACTCGGATTCAGATGAAGACAACTCAGCTG GCATCTCCAAGAGTCAGAGGAGAAAGCAACGCATTAAACCAACAAATGATGAGTTATTATATGACCCAGAAGAAGATGATCGAGATCAAGCTTGGGTGGATGCCATGAGAAAAAA ATATAGGTACCGGTGCCAGAGAAGGCCAGCATCATCTGCACAGAACACAAAAAAATCCCAGGCTCTCCCAAGCAGTGATGCTGTTCTCAACTGTCCTGCTTGTATGACCACACTCTGTCTGGACTGCCAAAG ACATGAGAAGTATAGGACACAGTACAGAGCCATGTTTGTGATGAACTGCACAGTGAGTAAAGACGAAGTGCTGAAGTATAAAGCAGCCAAACAAAAGAACCGTCGTGGCAAGAAACGCCGTGGAGACTCCACAGACATGTCCTCTGAGGCTGGCCTGACTGACTCCAGGTTGGGCGGGATGGACGAGGAGGAGATATATCACCCAGTCAAGTGTACAGAGTGTTCCACTGAAGTTGCTGTGTTTGATAAAGATGAAGTCTACCATTTCTTCAACATCCTAGCAAGTCATAGCTAA
- the lgals3b gene encoding galectin-3b produces the protein MDLSDALDSGTAQNNQQAGGPAWPGQPSNPSWPGQPTWPGQQPMPGQPTWPGQQPMPGQPTWPGQQPMPGQPTWPGQPNQPSAPGWGGPSPATSPQNIPSLTVPYELQLPGGIFNKMLITIQGTVKPQAQRFAVNLQGKDGIAFHFNPRFSENRKQVIVTNSMLRNKWGTEERSSPSFPFAQGQPFEMKILCTADSFKVAVNKAHLLEYKFRLHELNQINQLCIYEDVTLSNVTIETLP, from the exons ATGGAT CTCTCTGATGCCCTTGATAGTGGCACAGCACAGAATAACCAGCAGGCTGGAGGACCAGCATGGCCGGGGCAGCCCAGCAATCCCTCCTGGCCTGGGCAGCCCACCTGGCCTGGGCAACAACCTATGCCTGGACAGCCCACCTGGCCTGGGCAACAACCTATGCCTGGACAGCCCACCTGGCCTGGGCAACAACCAATGCCTGGGCAACCCACCTGGCCTGGGCAACCCAACCAGCCTTCTGCACCAGGGTGGGGAGGACCAAGCCCAGCAACTAGCCCTCAAAATATCCCATCATTG ACTGTCCCCTACGAGCTCCAGCTGCCCGGTGGAATCTTTAACAAGATGCTCATTACTATCCAGGGGACAGTAAAGCCTCAAGCTCAACG GTTCGCAGTCAACCTTCAGGGAAAGGATGGCATAGCCTTTCATTTCAACCCCCGCTTCAGTGAAAATAGGAAGCAGGTGATAGTGACAAACAGCATGCTGAGGAATAAGTGGGGCACAGAGGAAAGGAGCAGTCCCTCATTCCCCTTCGCACAAGGACAGCCTTTTGAG ATGAAGATCTTGTGCACTGCAGATTCATTCAAAGTGGCTGTAAACAAGGCCCACCTGCTTGAGTACAAATTCCGACTTCATGAACTCAACCAGATCAACCAACTTTGTATTTACGAAGATGTCACTCTTTCAAATGTAACTATAGAGACACTCCCGTGA
- the sptssa gene encoding serine palmitoyltransferase small subunit A: MAFGDAWKQISWFYYQYLLVTALYMLEPWERTVFNSLLVSVAAMAVYTGYVFMPQHIMAILHYFEML; encoded by the exons ATGGCGTTTGGAGATGCTTGGAAACAAATATCTTGGTTTTATTACCAGTACCTCCTCGTCACTGCGCTGTACATGTTGGAGCCGTGGGAGCGGACCGTCTTCa ATTCTCTCCTGGTCTCTGTAGCAGCAATGGCTGTCTACACTGGATATGTGTTTATGCCCCAGCATATCATGGCCATCTTGCACTACTTTGAAATGCTCTAA